Within the Burkholderia ubonensis genome, the region TTCTACGCAGTCGCCTGATCCGGTGCACGCCGATTCGCACGCCACGTTCATCGAGATGTTGCTTCAGGCGCTCGGGCCCGAAGCTTTCCCGAGTTCGCTGATGTGCCGCAAGTACCTCCGCTTCCAGGCGAGGCTCCTGCTGCGTTCTTTCGGACGGCCCGCGCTTGCGCCACGCATAGTAGCCGCTCACCGATACACCCAGCACGCGGCACATCGGCGGCACGGGATAGTCCTGTCGCATTTGTTCGATCACGCCGTACTTCACCGCGACTCCTTCGCGAAGTACGTCGCGAACTTTTTTAGCAGATCGCGCTCCATTTTGACCTCGGCCAGTTCGCGCTTGACCTGCGCCAGCTCGGCCTCCATTTCCGTCAGTGGCCTCTGGTGCCGGCCGACATCTTTCAGCTTACCGGCCTTCGCCGCGCGCACCCAGTTTGCCAGCGTCTTGATTGGGATCGACAAGCGCCGGGAAGCTTCCGATACCCCCACACCTTCGGCCAACGCCAACTTGACCGCTTCGTCGCGAAGCTCCTTCGTATAGACCGCTCTTGGAATTCGATTCATCCATGCCTCCGTTTCTCGATTTTACGAAACGTTGGCTTCCATTTTTTCCGACCGGCCTCAGCCGTCGAATGCACGTCGGTTGGCCGTTGGCTGGCCGTTGGCTGGTGGTTGGCTGGTGGTTGGCTGGTGGTCGGCTGGTGGTTGGCTGGTGGTCGGCTGGTGGTCGGCTGGTGGTCGGCTGGTGGTCGGCTGGTGGTCGGCTGGTGGTCGGCTGGTGGTCGGTTGGTCGTCGGTATGCCGCCGAATGCTCACCGGCTGCCCGGCGACGGCCCGACCCGATCGCCCCTCAAGCGCCGCCGAACCCGCCCGCGAGCCGCTCGCGCAGATGCCGCACCAGCGCGCGCACTGCGCTCGGCACGACCGGGCTGTACGGGCGGATCGCGAAGATGTGCTCGCCGAACGCGCCCGACGGCCGCCAGCCGTCGAGCAACGCGACGAGCCGGCCGGCGTCGAGATCGCGCCGCGCGCTGAAATCCGGCAGCAGCGCGATGCCGAGCCCGCCGAGCGCGGCCTCGCGCATCGCCTCGCTGTTGTTCGCCGCGAAGCTGCCGCGCACCGGCACGCTCACGCGCTGGCGTCGCCGGCCGTCCGGCTCGAAGCTCCAGGCGGCGGGCTCGTGCTCGCGCAGGTAGCACAGGCAGCTGTGGTCGACGAGTTCGCTCGGATGCCGCGGCGCGCCGCGCGCGTCGAGGTAATCGCGGCTCGCGACGAGCAACGAGCGCGTATCGCACAGCTTCCACGCGACGTGGGTCTGCGGCGCGGTCGTGGTGTGGCGGATCGCGAGATCGAAGCCCTCCTGCGTCAGCGAATGCAGCCGGTCGGACAGGTCGAGCTCGATGTGGACGCCCGGATGCTGCCGCAGGAAATCGGGCAGGTGCGGCACGATCTGCTGGCGCCCGAGCGCGACCGGCGCCGTCACGCGCAGCAGGCCGCGCGGCTCGCCCGCCAGCTCCTTCACGCGCGCGAAGTGCTGCCCGATCGACTCGAACGCGTCGCGCGTGCTGTCGACCAGCGTCTGGCCCGCATCGGTGAGCCGCACGCTGCGCGTCGTGCGGCGCACGAGCGGCACGCCGGCCGCCTTCTCGAGATCGGCGATGCGCTGGCTCATCGCGGCCTTGCTGATGCCGAGCCGCTGCGCGGCGGCCGTGAAACTGCCGGCCGCGGCCAGCACCGTCAGCGAATGGATATGCGGCCAGAGCGCCTGGACATTTTGCTGATTCATCCGTCGATTATTCAGAAT harbors:
- a CDS encoding LysR family transcriptional regulator, whose protein sequence is MNQQNVQALWPHIHSLTVLAAAGSFTAAAQRLGISKAAMSQRIADLEKAAGVPLVRRTTRSVRLTDAGQTLVDSTRDAFESIGQHFARVKELAGEPRGLLRVTAPVALGRQQIVPHLPDFLRQHPGVHIELDLSDRLHSLTQEGFDLAIRHTTTAPQTHVAWKLCDTRSLLVASRDYLDARGAPRHPSELVDHSCLCYLREHEPAAWSFEPDGRRRQRVSVPVRGSFAANNSEAMREAALGGLGIALLPDFSARRDLDAGRLVALLDGWRPSGAFGEHIFAIRPYSPVVPSAVRALVRHLRERLAGGFGGA